Proteins from a single region of Flaviflexus salsibiostraticola:
- a CDS encoding phosphomevalonate kinase, protein MITTRAPGKLYIAGEYAVVEPGHPAILVAVDRHITVTLTESDGVGCIASSGRRTVTWHREADGTMVMKRHSYVTRAIEVVDRLRAERGIPPLTFDLTIDSELEEGGRKLGLGSSAAVVVAVIEAVTELYGLGLSPIDRIKLAILATVARSPRASGGDIAASTLGGWILYRSPDRAVLARERTVTAAMESAGWQGFDVRALPAPTLDLMVGWTGTPASTQSLVDAVEQAGPADFDAFLADSDRIVHSLAGALESGDHAGVQSAVREARQNLARLQESTGIAIETDRLAALCDIAVAHGAAAKPSGAGGGDCGIALGTFDRGLLSEWESAGIVPLDLHVQEGAA, encoded by the coding sequence GTGATCACAACCCGCGCCCCGGGCAAGCTCTACATCGCCGGCGAGTACGCCGTGGTCGAGCCCGGGCATCCCGCCATCCTCGTCGCCGTCGACCGCCACATCACGGTCACCCTCACAGAGTCCGACGGCGTGGGGTGCATCGCCTCCTCCGGCAGGCGCACGGTCACGTGGCACCGCGAGGCGGACGGCACCATGGTGATGAAGCGCCACAGCTACGTCACCCGCGCCATCGAGGTTGTCGACCGGCTGCGTGCCGAGCGCGGGATCCCACCGCTCACCTTCGATCTCACGATCGACTCGGAGCTCGAGGAGGGCGGGCGGAAGCTCGGCCTCGGCTCCTCCGCCGCTGTCGTCGTCGCCGTCATCGAGGCGGTGACCGAGCTGTATGGTCTCGGGCTGTCCCCGATCGACCGCATCAAGCTCGCGATCCTCGCGACCGTCGCGCGGTCACCGCGTGCCTCTGGCGGCGACATCGCCGCCTCGACCCTCGGCGGCTGGATCCTCTACCGCTCGCCCGACCGCGCCGTGCTCGCACGTGAGCGGACGGTGACGGCGGCGATGGAGTCCGCCGGCTGGCAGGGATTCGACGTGCGCGCCCTTCCGGCGCCGACCCTTGACCTCATGGTCGGCTGGACCGGCACCCCGGCCTCGACACAGTCCCTCGTCGACGCGGTCGAGCAGGCGGGACCTGCCGACTTCGACGCGTTCCTCGCCGACTCTGACCGAATCGTCCACTCGCTCGCCGGCGCACTCGAGTCTGGGGATCACGCCGGCGTGCAGAGCGCCGTGCGTGAGGCTCGTCAGAACCTGGCTCGGCTCCAGGAGTCAACCGGCATTGCCATCGAGACCGATCGCCTCGCAGCGCTGTGCGACATCGCGGTGGCCCACGGCGCCGCCGCGAAGCCGTCCGGCGCGGGTGGCGGTGACTGCGGCATCGCCCTCGGCACCTTCGATCGGGGTCTGCTGTCGGAGTGGGAGTCCGCGGGCATCGTGCCGCTGGATCTGCATGTACAGGAGGGAGCCGCATGA